A window of the Streptomyces albireticuli genome harbors these coding sequences:
- a CDS encoding bifunctional DNA primase/polymerase, giving the protein MPPTAPDRPSAAPTAALGLALAAASRGLAVLPLSRTKLPAIRSPHRDEPRPARRCRGECGRIGHGVHDATTDPGTIRELFAAAPWATGYGIACGRPPHHLVGLDLDVKHDQDGPAALQHLADTHGFQLPPAPTVLTPSGGRHLWLTTPTGTTVPNSVGRLAPGIDVRGTGGYLVGPGSRTTAGTYSFAPDTPQLPAPTVPAPLLALMQPTTSRPAPSGRHPVPASGKQAVGLVRFVLDATPGGKNGTGRNDRLYWAACRAYETADRDADGIAAALIEAAVHTGLPELEARATVTSAARNARRSPA; this is encoded by the coding sequence ATGCCCCCGACCGCCCCTGACCGACCGTCGGCCGCGCCCACCGCAGCCCTCGGGCTCGCCCTGGCCGCCGCCTCCCGAGGGCTGGCCGTCCTCCCGCTCTCCCGCACCAAACTCCCCGCCATCCGCTCCCCGCACCGCGACGAGCCGCGGCCCGCCCGCCGCTGTCGCGGCGAGTGCGGCCGCATCGGCCACGGCGTCCACGACGCCACCACCGACCCCGGGACGATTCGCGAGCTCTTCGCCGCCGCCCCGTGGGCCACCGGCTACGGCATCGCCTGCGGACGCCCGCCCCACCACCTCGTCGGCCTGGACCTGGACGTCAAACACGACCAGGACGGCCCCGCCGCCCTGCAACACCTCGCCGACACCCACGGCTTCCAGCTCCCTCCGGCGCCCACCGTGCTCACCCCGAGCGGCGGCCGCCACCTGTGGCTCACCACCCCCACCGGTACGACGGTCCCGAACTCCGTCGGCCGCCTGGCCCCCGGCATCGACGTCCGCGGCACCGGCGGCTACCTCGTCGGCCCCGGCTCCCGCACCACCGCCGGCACCTACTCCTTCGCCCCGGACACACCGCAACTGCCCGCACCCACCGTCCCGGCGCCACTGCTCGCCCTGATGCAACCCACCACCAGCCGGCCCGCGCCCTCCGGGCGCCACCCGGTACCGGCGTCCGGGAAACAGGCCGTCGGCCTGGTCCGTTTCGTCCTCGACGCCACCCCCGGAGGCAAGAACGGCACCGGCCGCAACGACCGCCTCTACTGGGCCGCCTGCCGCGCCTACGAAACCGCCGACCGCGACGCCGACGGCATCGCCGCCGCCCTCATCGAGGCCGCCGTACACACCGGACTGCCCGAGCTCGAAGCCCGCGCCACCGTCACCTCCGCCGCCCGCAACGCCCGCCGGAGCCCTGCGTGA
- a CDS encoding ATP-binding protein gives MSTEHDHSTDTSDLARRLLQGQGVDPDKKGPSQASLLAALARDRYELFMSDDGRPYGIPVTGPNIALPLRGKAGLRSQLARIFADTHHGTVPSQSALADAMTVLEGVASMANPRTPQLRVARHDDRIIVDLGTTDGRCVAIGPDGWQRLGASPVVFRRSGAMKPLPEPVRDGDGLARLRSLLNTNDEGFQLLAAWLVAAFIPDLPHPILAFRGEQGTGKSKGAAMVIGIVDPSGAPKRTAPRDLKSWAVQAFNSWAICLDNVSIVPDWLSDALCRAVTGDGIVDRALYTDDDVVVLEFRRVLAMTTIDAGALAGDLAERLLTIELQLIPDHKRREEAELDRAYTDAHPAILASLFDLLARVLKALPDVTLTERPRMADFARVLAAVDRVTGWHTLDSYRATAADAVADVLDGEPFAQAVVELVDKAGPDGLTLTASQLLAAVEIPDKLPKKWPKDSTRAGGQLKRLAPALRTIGIEVDDSQRGPKPKKQRLYSLTASAERRCETASPASPQAPKPSVTCGNRGDASDGPSASPHPAEGTLTPAQRPPTPPPLTCTNARGGTLGTLGTLFRTFSLVTPPQPRGAPSAAPHSPTSSSPSARPPTPAATPPSRPGADPCASASTAAKTSALAPLNSSPRCSTSSTSAGLTATGPRAASPACTSPPRCPPPTRRRRSDHPGTRH, from the coding sequence GTGAGCACGGAGCACGACCACAGCACCGACACCTCCGACCTCGCCCGCCGCCTGCTCCAGGGCCAGGGCGTCGACCCCGACAAGAAGGGACCTTCCCAGGCCTCACTCCTGGCCGCCCTGGCCCGGGACCGCTACGAGCTGTTCATGTCCGACGACGGCCGCCCCTACGGCATCCCCGTCACCGGCCCGAACATCGCCCTGCCTCTGCGTGGCAAGGCCGGTTTGCGCTCGCAGCTCGCCCGCATCTTCGCCGACACCCACCACGGCACCGTCCCCTCGCAGTCAGCTCTCGCTGACGCCATGACCGTCCTCGAAGGAGTCGCCTCCATGGCCAACCCCCGCACACCCCAATTACGCGTCGCCCGCCACGACGACCGCATCATCGTCGACCTCGGCACCACCGATGGCCGCTGCGTCGCCATCGGCCCCGACGGCTGGCAGCGCCTGGGCGCGTCCCCAGTCGTCTTCCGCCGCTCCGGCGCCATGAAGCCCCTGCCCGAACCCGTCCGCGACGGCGACGGCCTCGCCCGGCTCCGCTCCCTGCTCAACACCAACGACGAAGGCTTTCAACTCCTGGCCGCCTGGCTCGTCGCCGCGTTCATCCCCGACCTGCCCCACCCGATCCTCGCCTTCCGCGGCGAACAGGGCACCGGCAAGTCCAAGGGCGCCGCCATGGTCATCGGCATCGTCGACCCCTCCGGCGCCCCCAAGCGCACCGCACCCCGCGACCTGAAGTCCTGGGCGGTGCAGGCGTTCAACTCCTGGGCCATCTGCCTCGACAACGTCTCGATCGTCCCGGACTGGCTCTCCGACGCCCTGTGCCGGGCCGTCACCGGCGACGGCATCGTCGACCGCGCCCTGTACACCGACGACGACGTGGTCGTCCTCGAATTCCGCCGCGTCCTGGCCATGACCACCATCGACGCTGGCGCGCTCGCCGGCGACCTCGCCGAGCGCCTGCTGACCATCGAGCTGCAGCTCATCCCCGACCACAAGCGCCGCGAGGAAGCTGAACTCGACCGCGCCTATACCGACGCCCACCCCGCCATCCTGGCCAGCCTGTTCGACCTCCTCGCCCGGGTTTTGAAAGCCCTGCCGGACGTCACGCTCACCGAGCGGCCCCGGATGGCCGACTTCGCCCGCGTCTTGGCGGCCGTCGACCGCGTCACCGGCTGGCACACCCTCGACTCCTACCGCGCCACCGCAGCCGATGCCGTTGCCGACGTCCTCGATGGCGAACCCTTCGCCCAGGCCGTCGTCGAGCTTGTCGATAAAGCCGGCCCCGACGGCCTGACCCTCACGGCCAGCCAACTCCTCGCAGCGGTCGAGATCCCCGACAAGCTCCCCAAGAAGTGGCCCAAGGACTCCACCCGCGCCGGCGGCCAGCTCAAACGCCTCGCCCCCGCACTGCGGACGATCGGCATCGAGGTTGACGACTCCCAGCGCGGACCCAAGCCGAAGAAGCAGCGCCTCTACTCCCTCACCGCATCAGCAGAGAGAAGGTGCGAAACAGCGTCCCCAGCGTCCCCCCAAGCCCCCAAACCATCCGTGACCTGCGGAAACAGGGGGGACGCTAGCGATGGGCCCTCAGCGTCCCCCCACCCCGCCGAGGGGACGCTGACCCCCGCACAGCGTCCCCCCACGCCACCACCTCTGACCTGCACAAACGCGAGAGGGGGGACGCTGGGAACGCTGGGAACGCTATTTCGCACCTTCTCTCTGGTGACCCCACCTCAACCCCGCGGTGCACCGAGTGCGGCACCCCACTCGCCGACTTCCTCATCGCCATCGGCGAGACCACCCACCCCGGCTGCGACCCCACCCTCACGCCCAGGAGCTGACCCATGCGCATCCGCCTCCACGGCAGCGAAGACGAGTGCACTCGCACCGCTGAATTCCTCGCCCAGGTGCTCGACGTCCTCGACATCAGCCGGCCTTACCGCGACCGGCCCCCGAGCCGCCTCGCCCGCATGTACCTCACCACCGCGCTGCCCACCGCCGACTCGACGAAGGAGAAGTGATCACCCTGGGACGCGTCATTGA
- a CDS encoding helix-turn-helix transcriptional regulator — MITLGRVIDPRLKLADVLDELGMSRSAFYRMRARGKGPKCSKLPNGQLRFLRSDLDAWWADCAEDGSGAWD, encoded by the coding sequence GTGATCACCCTGGGACGCGTCATTGACCCCCGCCTCAAACTTGCCGATGTCCTCGACGAACTCGGCATGTCCCGCTCGGCCTTCTACCGCATGCGCGCCCGCGGCAAGGGCCCCAAGTGCAGCAAGCTCCCCAACGGACAGCTCCGCTTCCTCCGCTCCGACCTCGACGCCTGGTGGGCCGACTGCGCGGAGGACGGGAGCGGCGCGTGGGACTGA